A window from Mixophyes fleayi isolate aMixFle1 chromosome 12, aMixFle1.hap1, whole genome shotgun sequence encodes these proteins:
- the LOC142108337 gene encoding olfactory receptor 5V1-like → MEELGNTTVKEFILLAFTNFHQFQILLFIVILLMYITSVAGNFAIVVLVKAGPTLHCPMYYFIGVFAALEMLFVSVTVPKLLANLITSNKKISFIGCFVQLYVFNALGVTECYLLAVMAFDRDLAINHPLRYSPIMNYFFVIVLVNMPFIVSFIIALIPTIFTAALTFCGPNEINHFFCDLAPVQNLACSNPFVSNIVTSVAAIFASLTPFILILGFYIHIIITITKIKSVEGKHKAFSTCSSHLTVACLFYSSVIIVYLKPKGSQYDKFLALIYTIIIPLLNPFIYTLRNKDVKEALHKIISLKLRH, encoded by the coding sequence ACAACGGTCAAAGAATTTATTCTGTTGGCATTCACCAATTTCCACCAGTTCCAAATCTTACTTTTCATTGTGATACTACTGATGTATATTACTAGTGTTGCTGGAAACTTTGCAATAGTTGTTCTTGTTAAGGCTGGACCCACTCTTCATTGcccaatgtattattttattggtgTATTTGCTGCTCTAGAAATGTTGTTTGTGTCTGTTACTGTCCCCAAACTTCTAGCTAATTTAATTACGAGTAACAAGAAGATCTCTTTTATCGGCTGCTTTGTGCAGTTATATGTATTTAATGCACTTGGAGTTACAGAGTGTTATTTACTTGCAGTTATGGCTTTTGACAGAGATTTGGCAATCAATCATCCTCTAAGGTACTCGCCTATTATGAACTATTTCTTTGTTATTGTCTTGGTGAATATGCCTTTCATCGTCAGCTTTATCATTGCTTTAATTCCCACAATCTTCACAGCTGCCTTAACATTCTGTGGACCCAatgaaataaaccattttttctgTGACTTGGCCCCAGTACAGAACCTGGCTTGTTCTAATCCCTTCGTCAGTAACATAGTCACCAGCGTGGCAGCTATTTTTGCCAGTCTTACTCCCTTCATCCTTATCCTAGGATTCTACATCCATATCATTATTACAATCACCAAAATTAAAAGCGTGGAAGGTAAACACAAAGCATTCTCCACTTGCTCCTCTCATCTAACAGTTGCCTGTCTCTTCTATAGTTCAGTCATCATTGTTTACCTAAAGCCAAAGGGCAGCCAGTATGATAAGTTCCTTGCTCTTATATACACGATCATTATTCCATTGCTAAACCCTTTCATTTATACTTTAAGAAACAAGGATGTAAAGGAAGCTCTTCATAAGATCATATCGCTTAAATTAAGACACTAA